One Dysosmobacter welbionis DNA segment encodes these proteins:
- a CDS encoding S-layer homology domain-containing protein, producing MKKFLSLVLALVMTMSLVTVSAGAKDFSDDDSITYQEAVDVISEIGVVDGYTGGDFKPTDVLTRGAAAKIICNLILGPTTASALSASSAPFKDVPVSNTFAGYITYCAQEKIINGYPDGTFRPTGTLTGNAFMKMLLGALGYDSAVESYTGPNWSVAVIKQAAGIGLDDGNDEFVGSKAVTREEAALYAFNMLQATMVEYDAKTSVDINGATVTIAGDKAKEIENTSRTDGYIDDDNKMQFAERYFTDLRLTTDTTDDFGRPANTWRFKGVEVGTFAKTADATYTADVKLGQIYSDLGMSDKDEAAPVFVDGVEASESAKVSKGNDLKVSELKFTNSPVAKCNVGNGTLVEAYLDEDTNDVTIVAINTYVAEVNKVVAETNSKDAYITLSELAAENGATSGLRANDEFETTGFENDQIVLFTYANNEIQSVKAAESAEGTLTRKVSGKSINLGETKYDFSKMYSVDGGESSLGIDSEYVVYLDANGYAIYVEETEYNIADYAYLRALQGSSVAFASDKAALITYDGKMKTVDTKEDYTNDFAGYGSELQIGNPKSEIVLVKETSKGEYRLKDLDTKNPSIAKAEDSFELRNGVARINLTNKGVTNASDAKQGTDYIYADSKTVFVVGTYDSGARENWKDATYRAYTGINNAPTIVDDNDSSPATNAIGMSYYCRNKGVATIVYLSVDEADYKVTGGNNDVIFFAFESGSKKIEDSDNEYYTYNAVVDGKIVEGVKVDASVKIDNRTSNGSFSSNVVFTGADYDDGVITGLDKLGNSGTVTGINKVNNENVVLGYGNGSESTYVVADDAKIFFIDDDGTITEGAVSNIRRSDEDVVTYVLEDGQISYLFIQQYFEDNDQSSSGGRQELTSITGVTYSAPNLTLTLNGTNAGQNYKVTLKMIVAGVTTELGTYTVTGATGATSTTAVLSVGTLASIAASGGIYMVSCGGQNATFTA from the coding sequence ATGAAGAAGTTCCTTTCTCTGGTACTGGCTCTGGTGATGACCATGTCTCTGGTCACCGTCAGCGCCGGTGCTAAGGACTTCAGTGATGACGACAGCATCACCTATCAGGAAGCTGTTGACGTCATCTCCGAGATTGGTGTTGTCGACGGTTACACCGGCGGCGACTTCAAGCCCACTGATGTCCTGACCCGCGGTGCCGCCGCCAAGATCATCTGCAACCTGATCCTGGGGCCCACCACCGCTTCCGCTCTGAGCGCCAGCAGCGCTCCCTTTAAGGATGTGCCCGTGAGCAACACCTTCGCAGGCTACATCACCTACTGCGCCCAGGAGAAGATCATCAACGGCTATCCCGACGGCACCTTCCGTCCCACCGGCACCCTGACCGGCAACGCGTTCATGAAGATGCTGCTGGGCGCCCTGGGCTATGACAGCGCTGTCGAGAGCTACACTGGTCCCAACTGGTCCGTGGCCGTCATCAAGCAGGCCGCCGGTATCGGCCTGGACGACGGCAACGACGAGTTCGTCGGCTCCAAGGCCGTGACCCGTGAGGAGGCTGCCCTGTACGCCTTCAACATGCTGCAGGCCACCATGGTCGAGTACGACGCCAAGACTTCTGTCGACATCAACGGCGCTACCGTGACCATCGCCGGCGACAAGGCCAAGGAGATCGAGAACACCTCTCGTACCGACGGCTACATCGACGACGACAACAAGATGCAGTTCGCTGAGAGATACTTCACCGACCTGCGCCTGACCACCGACACCACCGATGACTTCGGCCGTCCCGCCAACACCTGGCGCTTCAAGGGCGTTGAGGTTGGCACCTTCGCCAAGACCGCTGACGCCACCTACACCGCCGACGTGAAGCTGGGCCAGATCTACTCTGACCTGGGCATGTCCGACAAGGACGAGGCTGCTCCCGTCTTCGTGGACGGCGTTGAGGCCAGCGAGTCCGCCAAGGTCTCCAAGGGCAACGACCTGAAGGTCAGCGAGCTGAAGTTCACCAACTCTCCCGTTGCGAAGTGCAACGTCGGCAACGGCACTCTGGTCGAGGCCTATCTGGATGAGGATACCAACGATGTCACCATCGTGGCTATCAACACCTACGTGGCTGAGGTCAACAAGGTTGTGGCCGAGACCAACTCCAAGGATGCTTACATCACCCTGTCCGAGCTGGCTGCTGAGAACGGCGCCACCTCCGGCCTGCGTGCCAACGACGAGTTCGAGACCACTGGTTTCGAGAACGACCAGATCGTCCTCTTCACCTATGCCAACAACGAGATCCAGTCTGTCAAGGCTGCTGAGTCCGCTGAGGGCACTCTGACCAGAAAGGTTTCCGGCAAGTCCATCAACCTGGGTGAGACCAAGTATGACTTCTCCAAGATGTATTCTGTGGACGGCGGCGAGAGCAGCCTGGGCATCGACAGCGAGTATGTCGTGTACCTGGATGCCAACGGCTATGCCATCTACGTCGAGGAGACTGAGTACAACATCGCTGACTACGCCTATCTGCGCGCTCTGCAGGGTTCCAGCGTTGCTTTCGCCTCTGACAAGGCCGCTCTGATCACCTATGACGGCAAGATGAAGACCGTCGACACCAAGGAGGACTACACCAACGACTTCGCTGGCTATGGTTCTGAGCTGCAGATTGGTAATCCCAAATCTGAGATTGTCCTGGTGAAGGAGACCTCCAAAGGCGAGTATCGCCTGAAGGATCTCGACACCAAGAATCCCAGCATTGCTAAGGCCGAGGACTCCTTCGAGCTGCGGAACGGCGTGGCCCGGATCAACCTGACTAACAAGGGCGTGACCAACGCCTCCGATGCCAAGCAGGGCACCGACTACATCTATGCCGACAGCAAGACGGTGTTCGTGGTGGGCACCTATGACAGCGGTGCTCGCGAGAATTGGAAGGATGCTACCTATCGCGCCTACACCGGCATCAACAACGCTCCCACCATCGTGGACGACAACGACAGCAGCCCGGCTACCAATGCCATCGGCATGAGCTACTACTGCCGCAACAAGGGCGTTGCCACCATCGTGTACCTGAGCGTGGACGAGGCTGACTACAAGGTCACCGGCGGCAACAACGACGTGATCTTCTTCGCCTTCGAGTCCGGCAGCAAGAAGATCGAGGACTCCGACAACGAGTACTACACCTACAACGCAGTTGTGGATGGCAAGATCGTTGAGGGCGTCAAGGTCGATGCCAGCGTGAAGATCGACAACCGCACCTCCAACGGCTCCTTCAGCAGCAACGTGGTCTTCACTGGCGCCGATTATGACGACGGTGTGATCACCGGCCTGGACAAACTGGGCAACTCCGGCACCGTCACCGGCATCAACAAGGTGAACAATGAGAACGTCGTGCTTGGCTACGGCAACGGCTCTGAGTCCACCTATGTGGTCGCCGACGATGCGAAGATCTTCTTCATCGACGATGACGGCACCATTACCGAGGGTGCGGTGAGCAACATCCGCCGCTCCGACGAGGATGTCGTGACCTACGTCCTGGAGGATGGCCAGATCAGCTATCTGTTCATCCAGCAGTACTTCGAGGATAACGACCAGTCCTCTTCCGGCGGCAGACAGGAGCTGACCAGCATCACTGGTGTGACCTATTCTGCTCCCAACCTGACCCTGACTCTGAACGGCACCAACGCCGGCCAGAACTACAAGGTCACCCTGAAGATGATCGTTGCCGGTGTGACCACTGAGCTGGGCACCTACACGGTCACCGGCGCCACCGGCGCTACCAGCACCACCGCTGTCCTGTCCGTGGGCACTCTGGCCAGCATCGCTGCCAGCGGCGGTATCTACATGGTCTCCTGCGGCGGTCAGAACGCAACGTTCACTGCCTAA
- a CDS encoding MATE family efflux transporter, whose product MQKVDLLEGSIVRSLTSLALPIMATSLIQMAYNMTDMIWIGRVSANAVAAVGAAGMYLWLANGLAMIPRLGGQVKVAHELGAQNIERAASYGQAAFHLGALLVVLFTTLCITLNGPLIAFFRLNTPSVIADARTYLVIVAAGFFFSFFNQIFTGMFTAMGGSVVVLRSTAIGLVGNIILDPLMIFGIGPFPQMGVAGAATATVLAQAIVTAMFLLAARREMTVFPQIHIFQASQWRAWAEILKIGLPVSIQSMFFSGLSMILARLVAGWGDAAIAAQKVGSQIESISYTTAEGFATAVNAFIAQNFGAGRMERIRKGYWTAIGMIVVWSGFTTLMLVVFPVPLFRIFIPDDHVLQTGVSYLRIMGYSQILMCLEITSSGAFQGLGRPMPPTLAGIIGNAARIPLAVFLSATVLGLDGVWWSISISSIAKGIVVFTWFVVILRRYTHRQAQGVDGLE is encoded by the coding sequence ATGCAGAAAGTTGATTTGCTGGAGGGCTCCATTGTTCGGAGCCTGACCAGTTTAGCCCTGCCCATCATGGCCACGTCTTTGATCCAGATGGCCTACAATATGACGGATATGATATGGATCGGCCGCGTATCAGCCAATGCGGTGGCGGCGGTGGGCGCCGCGGGAATGTATCTGTGGCTCGCCAACGGCCTTGCCATGATCCCGCGCCTGGGCGGGCAGGTCAAAGTGGCGCATGAGCTGGGCGCGCAAAATATAGAACGTGCGGCCTCTTATGGGCAGGCGGCATTCCATCTCGGGGCCTTGCTGGTGGTTCTGTTTACAACGCTTTGTATCACACTCAACGGGCCGCTGATCGCATTTTTCAGGCTGAACACGCCCTCTGTGATCGCGGACGCACGCACCTATCTGGTAATTGTGGCGGCCGGATTTTTCTTCTCATTCTTCAATCAGATTTTTACGGGGATGTTCACCGCTATGGGGGGAAGCGTGGTGGTTCTGCGCTCCACGGCCATCGGGCTGGTGGGGAACATCATTCTGGACCCGCTTATGATCTTTGGGATCGGCCCATTCCCGCAGATGGGCGTGGCCGGAGCCGCCACAGCCACCGTTCTGGCCCAGGCCATCGTAACAGCCATGTTCCTTCTGGCAGCCCGCCGCGAGATGACCGTTTTTCCGCAAATCCATATATTCCAGGCCAGTCAGTGGAGGGCCTGGGCGGAGATTTTGAAAATCGGTTTGCCTGTCTCCATCCAGAGCATGTTTTTCTCCGGCCTCTCCATGATCCTCGCCAGGCTCGTCGCGGGTTGGGGGGACGCCGCTATCGCGGCTCAGAAGGTCGGTTCGCAGATCGAGTCCATCTCCTATACCACGGCGGAGGGATTTGCCACGGCGGTCAACGCATTTATCGCACAAAACTTCGGCGCGGGCCGGATGGAGCGCATCCGTAAGGGGTATTGGACAGCCATCGGTATGATCGTTGTCTGGAGCGGCTTCACCACACTTATGCTGGTGGTCTTTCCTGTTCCGCTGTTCCGGATATTCATTCCGGATGACCACGTGCTGCAGACCGGCGTGAGCTATCTGCGGATCATGGGTTACTCCCAGATCTTGATGTGCCTGGAGATCACCTCCTCCGGCGCGTTCCAGGGACTGGGCCGCCCAATGCCGCCCACGCTGGCCGGTATCATCGGGAACGCCGCCCGCATCCCTCTGGCTGTATTCCTCAGCGCCACGGTACTGGGGCTGGATGGGGTCTGGTGGAGCATCAGCATCTCCAGCATTGCAAAAGGCATCGTCGTGTTCACCTGGTTTGTGGTGATCCTGCGCCGTTATACACACCGGCAGGCGCAGGGAGTTGACGGACTGGAGTGA
- a CDS encoding S-layer homology domain-containing protein, whose translation MKKFLSLVLALVMTMSLVTVSAGAKDFSDDGSITYKEAVDVISGIGVVDGYSGGDFKPTEVLTRGAAAKIICNLILGPTTASYLSADTAPFKDVPVTNVFAGYITYCSQQGIINGYADGTFRPTATLSGNAFMKMLLGALGYDSAIEGYTGANWTVAVIKQAAGIGLDDGNDEFVGSKAVTREEAALYAFNMLQATMVEYDAKTSVDINGATVTIAGDKAKEVAQGSYDNNMHKPNLQFAERYFDKLDKTETTDDFARPATKWTFKGDKIGTYADAADVTYTSNVKLGDIYSDLDMSEKDKNAEVYYNGVEADDVAVSKGNTVKVSSSSANNKLVADGSTVEVFYDEDNNDVTICIIDTYVGTISSKEEKVSDPYVVVNSESLVTEKDASTSVSISGSKARFETNTDNFEEDDVVLFTYSQSADEIKSVVKAESVEGTLDKYTLGKNLTLADTEYKYSKNIAFSFGSETSMTTKSDYVIYLDTNGMVIYVDEQEFDASQYAYVLYTQSSNSRFGKDQVQLVMSDGSVKTVDTDDDYTSLEGTIVYYRADDKGEYALRQAANVHKNGNPTITTTADASIATNGVLSGGADTFEMKNTRAAITTKTGTTVYGNSETVFVVAESDARGKTDYSVYKGIKNAPTIMSDDPTTSPAVETKAVEMVYTTSGSSDVVTFAFIDATGAYVTNGKRDVVFLAAESATKMITDGDNNQYYLYNAVVDDEITTVKVKAAQDAGSVVVAGNDTVNQVVTNADYNNKGLLTSADDISTSDYTTLKGTGVWKLSGSYSIGLNGTTASASVRYTVASDAKMYYIDTDGVITKIDDVKNISSDSTATYIGLLDVTDGDIAYLFIQEVDNGKQEGAGSSGVVLSGISASYSSGTVTVTLTGTNAGQVYPVTISLVNGGTLVKLTTANVTGAATTTTATISAALSAGSTYMVTCGDQSFVLGV comes from the coding sequence ATGAAGAAGTTCCTTTCTCTGGTACTGGCTCTGGTGATGACCATGTCTCTGGTCACCGTCAGCGCCGGCGCCAAGGACTTCAGTGATGACGGCAGCATCACCTACAAGGAAGCTGTCGACGTCATCAGCGGCATCGGCGTTGTCGACGGTTATTCCGGCGGCGACTTCAAGCCCACTGAAGTCCTGACCCGCGGTGCCGCCGCCAAGATCATCTGCAACCTGATCCTGGGGCCCACCACCGCTTCCTACCTGAGCGCTGACACCGCTCCCTTCAAGGATGTGCCCGTGACTAACGTGTTCGCAGGCTACATCACCTACTGCTCTCAGCAGGGCATCATCAACGGCTACGCCGACGGCACCTTCCGTCCCACCGCCACCCTGAGCGGCAATGCGTTCATGAAGATGCTGCTGGGCGCTCTGGGCTATGACAGCGCCATTGAGGGCTACACCGGTGCCAACTGGACCGTGGCCGTCATCAAGCAGGCTGCCGGTATCGGCCTGGACGACGGCAACGACGAGTTCGTCGGCTCCAAGGCCGTGACCCGTGAGGAGGCTGCCCTGTACGCCTTCAACATGCTGCAGGCCACCATGGTCGAGTACGACGCCAAGACCTCTGTTGACATCAACGGCGCTACCGTGACCATCGCCGGCGACAAGGCCAAGGAAGTTGCGCAGGGCTCCTACGACAACAACATGCACAAGCCCAACCTGCAGTTTGCCGAGCGCTACTTCGACAAGCTGGACAAGACCGAGACCACCGACGACTTCGCCCGTCCCGCCACCAAGTGGACTTTCAAGGGCGACAAGATCGGCACCTATGCGGACGCCGCTGATGTGACTTACACCAGCAACGTGAAGCTGGGTGATATCTACAGCGATCTCGACATGAGCGAGAAGGACAAGAACGCCGAGGTCTATTACAACGGCGTCGAGGCCGATGATGTTGCCGTGTCCAAGGGCAACACCGTCAAGGTCTCCAGCTCCAGCGCCAACAACAAGCTGGTGGCTGACGGCAGCACCGTTGAGGTCTTCTACGATGAGGACAACAACGATGTCACCATCTGCATCATCGACACCTATGTGGGCACCATCTCCTCCAAGGAAGAGAAGGTCTCCGATCCCTATGTTGTCGTGAACTCCGAGAGCCTCGTGACCGAGAAGGACGCTTCTACCTCTGTGTCCATCTCCGGCAGCAAGGCCCGCTTTGAGACCAATACCGACAACTTCGAGGAAGACGATGTGGTCCTGTTCACCTACTCCCAGAGCGCGGACGAGATCAAGTCCGTTGTGAAGGCCGAGTCCGTGGAGGGCACCCTCGACAAGTACACCCTGGGCAAGAACCTGACTCTGGCCGATACCGAGTACAAGTACTCCAAGAACATTGCGTTCTCCTTCGGCTCTGAGACCAGCATGACCACCAAGAGCGACTATGTCATCTATCTGGATACCAACGGCATGGTCATCTATGTGGATGAGCAGGAGTTCGACGCCTCTCAGTACGCGTATGTGCTCTACACCCAGAGCAGCAACAGCCGCTTCGGCAAGGATCAGGTTCAGCTGGTCATGTCCGACGGCTCCGTGAAGACGGTGGATACTGACGACGATTACACCTCTCTGGAGGGCACCATCGTCTACTACCGCGCTGACGACAAGGGCGAGTACGCTCTGCGTCAGGCCGCCAATGTTCATAAGAATGGCAACCCCACCATCACCACCACTGCCGATGCCAGCATTGCTACAAATGGCGTTCTGTCCGGCGGCGCTGACACCTTCGAGATGAAGAACACCCGCGCGGCTATCACCACCAAAACCGGCACTACGGTGTATGGCAACAGTGAGACCGTGTTCGTGGTGGCTGAGAGCGATGCCCGCGGCAAGACTGACTATTCCGTCTACAAGGGCATCAAGAACGCTCCCACCATCATGTCTGATGATCCGACCACCTCTCCCGCTGTGGAGACCAAGGCTGTTGAGATGGTCTACACCACCAGCGGCTCCAGCGATGTGGTGACCTTCGCCTTCATCGACGCCACCGGCGCCTATGTCACCAACGGCAAGCGCGATGTGGTGTTCCTGGCTGCTGAGTCCGCCACCAAGATGATCACCGATGGCGACAACAACCAGTACTACCTGTACAACGCAGTTGTGGACGACGAGATCACCACCGTGAAGGTCAAGGCCGCTCAGGATGCTGGCTCTGTGGTCGTGGCTGGCAACGACACGGTCAACCAGGTTGTGACCAATGCTGACTACAACAACAAGGGTCTGCTGACCTCCGCTGATGATATCTCCACATCTGATTACACCACCCTCAAGGGCACCGGCGTGTGGAAGCTCTCCGGCTCCTACAGCATCGGCCTGAACGGCACGACGGCTTCCGCCAGCGTCCGCTACACGGTTGCCTCTGACGCCAAGATGTACTACATCGATACCGATGGTGTTATCACCAAGATCGACGATGTGAAGAACATCAGCTCCGACTCCACTGCTACCTACATCGGCCTCCTCGATGTGACTGACGGCGACATCGCCTACCTGTTCATCCAGGAAGTTGACAACGGCAAGCAGGAGGGCGCCGGTAGCAGCGGCGTGGTCCTGAGCGGGATCAGCGCAAGCTACAGCAGCGGCACCGTCACTGTCACTCTGACCGGCACGAACGCCGGACAGGTCTACCCCGTGACCATCTCCCTGGTCAACGGCGGCACCCTGGTGAAGCTGACGACCGCCAACGTGACTGGCGCCGCGACAACGACGACCGCCACCATCTCTGCCGCTCTGTCTGCGGGCTCCACCTACATGGTGACCTGCGGCGACCAGAGCTTTGTGTTGGGTGTCTGA
- a CDS encoding COG2426 family protein, with amino-acid sequence MDLFDTFFGELLMTFLIAMVPVLELRGAIPAGIAAGLPPAAAAAAAILGNLVPIPFLILLLRRIFDWLRKSSWVGPKIDWLERRAHLKGRIVKKYRTIGLIILVAIPLPGTGAWTGALVADVLDLRLRTALPAIALGVLIAGIITTTVTCGVIRVFW; translated from the coding sequence ATGGATTTGTTTGATACTTTTTTCGGTGAGCTCCTCATGACATTCCTCATTGCCATGGTGCCTGTGCTGGAGCTGCGCGGTGCAATTCCGGCCGGTATAGCCGCCGGCCTGCCGCCAGCCGCAGCGGCGGCTGCCGCCATCCTCGGCAATCTCGTTCCAATCCCCTTTCTCATTCTTTTGCTCCGCCGTATTTTTGACTGGCTGCGCAAATCCAGCTGGGTTGGACCGAAAATCGACTGGCTGGAGCGCCGGGCACACCTCAAGGGCCGAATCGTGAAAAAGTATCGCACCATCGGCCTGATCATCCTCGTGGCAATCCCGCTGCCGGGGACCGGGGCCTGGACCGGCGCCCTGGTGGCCGATGTGCTGGACCTCCGGCTCCGGACAGCCCTCCCCGCCATCGCGCTTGGCGTCCTCATCGCCGGAATCATTACCACCACCGTGACCTGCGGTGTCATTCGAGTCTTTTGGTGA
- a CDS encoding FUSC family protein encodes MNFYQAMQLDVSVCKGKIRNAANPSERHKLIAALIVKDILCVLFAVVFISILNFLFGDENSSAAVVIFCILLTVRFVDFGYCLKSSLINFFIVFVLLTFSPCIAQSVNPAWGFLINFLSIGFIVISACHEPLYGGAGLYLFAYMFLYGNPVGGHLLVLRVFEMLLGCLLCGIIFYINHRKKDYGKTFSQIVKDFSLFDPLGKWQFQVTLGLSLGILVGELLQVDRIMWVGCACLTVLSQYGERPNKRAFQRLGGVVAGSVLFGIVYQLLPASAHSYLGIYSGLLLGLCAAYHWKTLLNCFGALLMATNIFGVKSAIILRIINNIIGCCFGVLFYYVYNFIVDRFANARTGRS; translated from the coding sequence ATGAACTTTTATCAGGCGATGCAATTAGATGTCTCTGTATGTAAGGGGAAAATCAGAAACGCAGCGAATCCGTCTGAACGGCACAAATTGATTGCGGCCTTGATTGTGAAGGATATCCTCTGTGTTCTCTTTGCAGTCGTTTTTATTTCTATTCTAAACTTTCTGTTTGGAGATGAAAACAGCTCTGCCGCCGTGGTAATCTTCTGCATTCTGCTGACGGTCCGGTTTGTTGACTTCGGCTACTGCCTCAAAAGCTCCCTGATAAACTTCTTTATTGTCTTTGTGCTGCTGACCTTCAGCCCTTGCATTGCGCAGTCCGTAAATCCGGCGTGGGGGTTTCTGATCAACTTCTTGAGCATCGGCTTTATCGTGATCTCCGCCTGCCACGAGCCGTTATACGGAGGGGCGGGCCTGTACCTGTTTGCCTATATGTTCCTATACGGGAATCCGGTTGGCGGACATCTGCTCGTGCTCCGGGTATTCGAAATGCTGCTGGGATGCCTGCTGTGCGGAATCATTTTCTACATCAATCACAGGAAGAAAGATTACGGCAAAACGTTCTCGCAGATCGTGAAAGACTTTTCCCTCTTTGATCCCCTCGGAAAATGGCAGTTTCAGGTGACGCTTGGATTATCGCTTGGAATCCTTGTCGGAGAACTACTTCAGGTAGACCGGATCATGTGGGTGGGCTGTGCCTGCCTGACGGTCCTATCGCAATATGGCGAGCGCCCAAACAAACGGGCATTTCAACGCCTGGGCGGCGTCGTGGCTGGGAGTGTTTTATTTGGGATCGTATACCAACTGCTTCCGGCTTCCGCCCACTCGTATCTGGGAATCTATTCAGGATTGCTGCTCGGCCTCTGCGCCGCCTATCATTGGAAAACCCTTCTGAACTGTTTTGGCGCGCTTCTTATGGCTACAAATATCTTTGGGGTAAAATCAGCAATTATCCTCCGTATTATAAACAACATCATCGGGTGTTGTTTCGGCGTCCTTTTCTATTATGTATATAACTTTATAGTCGACCGGTTTGCCAATGCCAGAACGGGACGGAGTTGA